The stretch of DNA AAATCAACGCCTATCAGGACGAACGTTCGCAGCCGGTTTATTGCCTTATCGACAAAGGGCGGGTGATGCGGTCGCCGTTTGAGGGGCTTACGCTGCTCGATTACGCCATCAACGCGAGTTTGGTATTGAGCAACATTGCCCTCCTGAAACAAGACCGCGCCGGTATTCTGACCTTTTCCGACCATGTTGGTCAATTGCTGCCCGCCGACCGCCGTTCGGGACAGATGCTCAAAATTATGAATGTGCTGTATCGGCAGAAAACGCGCTTTTTAGAGACCGATTATGAGAGCCTGTACGCAAACGTTCGGACGCACATCAGGCAGCGAAGTTTACTACTGCTTTTCACCAACTTCGAGACCGTGAGCGGTATGCAGCGGCAACTGCCTTATCTGCGCCGATTAGCAAAAGATCATCTGCTGCTCGTGATTTTCTTTGAGAACACTGAACTCCGCGCCCTGCTCGATCAGCCCGCCCGCGACACGGAAACTATTTATCTGAAAACCATCGGCGAGAAATTCGCTTACGAGAAAAAGCAGATTGTGAAGGAGTTAGCCCAATACGGTATTCAAACCATTCTGACCGCCCCACAAAATCTGACTGCCAATACGGTAAACAAATACCTGGAGCTGAAAGCCCGTGGGCTGATTTAATTCAGGTTTGGCTCCCTTTCACTGATTCGTAATCAGATTTCAACCGGTCCATTTCCTTCGTCAGGAACGTCTGCAACTGCCGATTAAATTCTTCCTTTTCCGCATCGGGTAGTGATGCGTAAAGGTCTTTTAATTCCTGATTGATGGTAGCCCGTTCGGCATCGTTGGCCGCGTTGATGGAGCGATAATGGTATTTGCGAAAATCGTATTGTATCATTCGATTAAGTTGTCTAATTCTTCAAACGATACGTCGGGCAGCACGGACGTTACCTGAATATGATATAATGCCGCCTGACCCCAATAATTTTTAAAATTTCTTAGAAAGCTAAATCCTGTCTTCTTTAGCAACGAACACGACGCTGCATTCGTTTGCAAAGGCTCAGCCCGCGCTTCATATAAAAGAAACTGGACAGGTAATTGACCAAGCAGATGCTTAAGAGCTTCTTCAGCATAGCCTTGCCGACGAAACGGTTCGGCGATTGCGTAACCTACCATACACGGCATCCGTTTACCATCCCAAATTTCAAGACTAATTTCATAAAGATGTAACACGCCAACGTAGGTGCCATCATGGAGTCGTAGCAACCAATCGATTGAGCCACGTTTTGCACCATACCTTCCTGTAGATAATTGGTAGGCCACATAAATGTCCAACTCGTCAGGCCGCTTTAGAGACGGCATCACATACTGACTGGTATCCTGTTCAAATAAGTTTAACAGTATGCGGTAGTTTGACCAGGAAAGCGTTTCATAACAAAGCCGGTTCGAGGTAGGCAGGTCCCGGTAATAAGCAAGCGGTTTAGAATCCGGCCAGCGAATTTCATTGTACAGGTCAACCACCTTCTGCGCTTCTGGATGCAAATCAGCAGGAGGTAACAACATAGGCTTACTTATTACGACTGCATCAGTTCGCGGCTTTCTTTTTCGCGCAGCCGCTGCACACGGCGCGACACCAGAATACTGACTTCATATAAACCCGCCAGCGGCAAGGCCACCAGCACCTGACTATAAATGTCGGGCGATGGGGTAATGATACCTGCCAGCACTAAGATCACGATCCAGGCATGTTTGCGGTATTCTTTCATAAACGCCGGAGTCAGCACACCCACCTTCGAGAGTACAAACGCAGCAATCGGCATTTGGAACATCAGAGCACAACCCAGCGAGAGTGTAACCAGAATACCAATGTATGACGTGATATCGAACTGGTTTTTAATGTCGGGTGTAATCTGATAATTGGCTAAGAAGTTGATGGCAAGGGGAGAAACAATGTAATAGCCAAACAACAAACCCATCAAAAACAGCATCGACACGTAGAATACGGCTCCTCGTGCAGCCTGCCGCTCAACGGGGCGAAGGCCCGGCTTGATAAACCGCCACAACTCCCAGAATGCGTATGGAAAGGCGAAACACAACCCAATAATCAGCGACGACGTAAGGGCCATTGTAAATTGGTCGGATACGCCGAGAGCCTGCAACTCAAAATTCAACTTCTTGACACAAAGGTCTTTATAGCCCGACATCTCCGACAGCTTACACATCATCCGATACGTCCAGAAGTTAGGGCTTTTCGGTCCCATTATCACTTCCCGGAAAATATCTTCAATGAAAACGAAAGCAATAATGGCAAAGACAAAAATCGACCCTACAGCGCGGATAATGTGCCAGCGCAGTTCTTCCAGATGTTCCAGGAAGGACATCTCTTTACCTTCGGATTCGATTTCTTCGTCAGTCAGTTGATCGAGTGGCATAACAATTATTGAATGATTGAATGACAGAATGGTTGAATAATCGAATAAAACGTCTTCTAAATTTTCATTCGATCATTCAACCACTCAATCAGTCAATAATTAACTTTTAAAGAGCGGAAATGCTTTCATCCACTCGTTGATTTCTTCTTTAACGGTTGCGATAGTGGCCGCATCATCGTGGTGCATCAGTACGCGGTCGATATATACGACAATCTGCTCCATGTCCGATTCTTTCAGGCCGCGCGTGGTCATAGCCGCTGTACCAACGCGCATCCCCGACGTCACCATCGGCGACTTGTCATCGAACGGAACCATGTTTTTGTTAATGGTGATGTCGGCTTTGATGAGCGTGTTTTCGGCCAGTTTTCCGGTCAGACCTTTGCTTCGTAAATCAATCAGCATCAGGTGGTTGTCGGTGCCGCCTGAGATGATTTCGTAGCCTCGGCTCAAAAATGCCTTTGCCATAGCCTGTGCATTTTCGCGCACCTGCAACACGTATTCATAAAAATCTTCAGTCAATGCTTCGCCGAACGCCACGGCTTTGGCCGCAATAATATGTTCGAGCGGGCCACCCTGCGTGCCGGGAAAAACGCCCGAATCCAATAACGACGACATCAGGCGGGTTTCACCTTTGGGCGTTTTAATGCCGAACGGGTTCTCGAAATCGTTGCGCATCAGAATCAGGCCACCGCGTGTACCGCGCAGGGTTTTGTGCGTAGTCGTTGTCACGATGTGCGCGTGATCCAGTGGGTCGTTCAGCAATCCCTTAGCAATCAGGCCCGCCGGGTGCGATACGTCGGCCAGCAGCAACGCGCCCACTTCGTCGGCGATGGCGCGGAGCCGGGCGTAATCCCAGTCGCGACTATAGGCCGACGCTCCGCAGATCATCAGTTTGGGCCGTTCGCGCCGGGCTGTTTCTTCAACCACGTCGTAGTTGATAACGCCCGTTTCACGTTCCACACCGTAGAACGTAGGTCTGAAATATTTACCCGAAATATTTACGGGCGAACCGTGTGTGAGGTGACCACCGTGGCTGAGGTCGAATCCGAGAATGGTATCGCCGGGTTGGAGGCAGGCCAGAAACACAGCCATGTTGGCGTTGGCTCCCGAATGCGGCTGCACATTAGCCCACGTTGCGCCAAAGAGTTCTTTAGCCCGGTCGATAGCAATTTGTTCGATTTGGTCAACTACCTCGCAGCCACCATAATACCGTTTGCCGGGCAGGCCCTCGGCATATTTATTGGTCAGTACGCTACCGGCAGCTTCCATCACGGCGGGCGATACGAAGTTTTCGGAAGCGATCAGTTCAATGCCCGACTCTTGCCGGTGCTGTTCTTTGGCAATCAGGTCGAACACCTGCGTATCGCGGGCGGTGGTAGTCGCGGTTGTCATGCGTGAAAATAGCTTTTTTCAGAGAACAAAGGTACGGCGAAAACACTTGGTTTGGGAAGATTTTCGCCGAACATGAGCCTGTTATTTACCGCGCGAAACGGTCTGATAGCGAAGGGGTGTCATGCCGGTATGCAGCTTGAACTGCCGGTGAAAGTGCGAAACGTTGTTGAAACCACAGTCGAGCCCTACCTGCCCTACGCTTACATCGGCGTTGGCAAGCATTTTTCGGGCGTGGCTGATACGCAGTTCGTTCAGATATTCGACAAATGGTTTTTTGGTGCGTTTTTTAAAATAGCGGCAAAAGGCAGCCGGAGCCATACCCGCTACCGAAGCAATCTGCTCGACCCGAATTTCTTCGCGGAAATGTGCCAGCATGAACTCCAGCACCCGTTTCATACGCTCGGTTTCGGCCACGCCGGGGGCCAGTTGATAGCCTTCGCTTGCCAGCAGGTGAGCGTCGCGGTCGGCGGCCAACTGGTCGAGCACCTGCAATACGCTCAGCACCTGTGTCAGACCCGACAGGTTGGTAAATCCTTCGATTTGGTGCGCTACGGCTGCACTCGCTTCGGGGCTGAACCGCAGACCATAGCGCGCACGATTCAACAGATTGAGTACGGCGCTGGCTTCGGGCAGATTAGTGAGTACGTTCTGGCTGAAGGCTGCCGGAAACTGCAAAACAACCCACTCCGACTGTACATCGGGGTCGTTTTGGTAGAAATCGTCGTCGCTACGCCAGAAGTGGGGCATATCGGGGCCAATCAGAATCAGGTCGCCATCGGAAAACGGCTCTACATGATCGCCCACAAACCGCCGACCGTGGCCTTTTACTACGAACGTAAGTTCATATTCAGGGTGATAGTGCCAGGGGGCGTCGAAATATGGAAATTTGAACCGACGTACTAACAGCGACGTTTGTTCGCGGAGCGTAACTTTTTCAAACAACGCTTTCACTGACTGACCTTTTTTAACAGGTGAGCCTGCAAATTATTCAAAAACTATCAATATAGAGTATAAACAGGCAAAATAAATTAAACTACGCCCTTTAAAAGTCGGGTAAATTTGTTATTACCATCTAAACCCGCAATATCCGAACGCGCATGGAAACTCTTGTCAATAAGCAATGGCTGCTCAACGAACTGAACACCCCCTACGAACTGCCCGGCAACGCCATCGCTTTTTACCAAAAAAACGGCTACGTTAAACTTAAACACGTACTGAGCGAAGACGTACTGGCTTA from Spirosoma montaniterrae encodes:
- a CDS encoding GNAT family N-acetyltransferase; amino-acid sequence: MLLPPADLHPEAQKVVDLYNEIRWPDSKPLAYYRDLPTSNRLCYETLSWSNYRILLNLFEQDTSQYVMPSLKRPDELDIYVAYQLSTGRYGAKRGSIDWLLRLHDGTYVGVLHLYEISLEIWDGKRMPCMVGYAIAEPFRRQGYAEEALKHLLGQLPVQFLLYEARAEPLQTNAASCSLLKKTGFSFLRNFKNYWGQAALYHIQVTSVLPDVSFEELDNLIE
- the tatC gene encoding twin-arginine translocase subunit TatC, encoding MPLDQLTDEEIESEGKEMSFLEHLEELRWHIIRAVGSIFVFAIIAFVFIEDIFREVIMGPKSPNFWTYRMMCKLSEMSGYKDLCVKKLNFELQALGVSDQFTMALTSSLIIGLCFAFPYAFWELWRFIKPGLRPVERQAARGAVFYVSMLFLMGLLFGYYIVSPLAINFLANYQITPDIKNQFDITSYIGILVTLSLGCALMFQMPIAAFVLSKVGVLTPAFMKEYRKHAWIVILVLAGIITPSPDIYSQVLVALPLAGLYEVSILVSRRVQRLREKESRELMQS
- the glyA gene encoding serine hydroxymethyltransferase, translating into MTTATTTARDTQVFDLIAKEQHRQESGIELIASENFVSPAVMEAAGSVLTNKYAEGLPGKRYYGGCEVVDQIEQIAIDRAKELFGATWANVQPHSGANANMAVFLACLQPGDTILGFDLSHGGHLTHGSPVNISGKYFRPTFYGVERETGVINYDVVEETARRERPKLMICGASAYSRDWDYARLRAIADEVGALLLADVSHPAGLIAKGLLNDPLDHAHIVTTTTHKTLRGTRGGLILMRNDFENPFGIKTPKGETRLMSSLLDSGVFPGTQGGPLEHIIAAKAVAFGEALTEDFYEYVLQVRENAQAMAKAFLSRGYEIISGGTDNHLMLIDLRSKGLTGKLAENTLIKADITINKNMVPFDDKSPMVTSGMRVGTAAMTTRGLKESDMEQIVVYIDRVLMHHDDAATIATVKEEINEWMKAFPLFKS
- a CDS encoding AraC family transcriptional regulator, with product MKALFEKVTLREQTSLLVRRFKFPYFDAPWHYHPEYELTFVVKGHGRRFVGDHVEPFSDGDLILIGPDMPHFWRSDDDFYQNDPDVQSEWVVLQFPAAFSQNVLTNLPEASAVLNLLNRARYGLRFSPEASAAVAHQIEGFTNLSGLTQVLSVLQVLDQLAADRDAHLLASEGYQLAPGVAETERMKRVLEFMLAHFREEIRVEQIASVAGMAPAAFCRYFKKRTKKPFVEYLNELRISHARKMLANADVSVGQVGLDCGFNNVSHFHRQFKLHTGMTPLRYQTVSRGK